In Gracilimonas sp., a single window of DNA contains:
- a CDS encoding tetratricopeptide repeat protein, whose product MSFFKKLSIAVVLPILFTLLLISCSSEADKYADDVASVLENLEQERATTLAELETEVTPQNIEKLVELGLWSEAEQYITNAGADSDEVRLAEAKLLFKKHRYSSSESIVNTILEENPANREAKLLKAELNIQAWELDEADEVGAALLEENMNDAEAGLIRGKVALLKRDFEEALRWAENVQDWDPQFDGGYLLEAEGLFWDQDPAAAEPALKEALALNPYNPDARFSYGYAVWRRVDATQLDNMAAQWNLAFEVNPLHYLTHWHFGNGHTNLTYADYIHPSDDKVREELSRAEALIPQNKLDEAIQITHQVEAEYPESVLPEMMRGSIYYMYYDMDRSARLDSSQAAFENILDRKKNYGPAHNGLAAVIKQRQFEYLDGFEELEQTIADTQIPDEGAVFYNVFKDANYYPGERVKKMIAQQIGPSKAYLPMINKFNSDFAIPPLHIDLAIAMDRSYFRFGTTFDNRQWMDIRGVGSGATGIEYLERGAHWERNVLAHEYAHLYHGRILTDEESRKIRSLYYTAKENNTTLDYYASNNESEFFAQGYAGFLSEKKVHPLNHKSMNTREFIQKKDPDYYEFLKSLLQKQEKYLAGNEEVLADNWAQTYLTLANRAYGSNDLTKATAYLDTALTFSNDYIPALLEYAEVNAKKGDFEGAESMITRSHDLDANYAPVLVTRANVIHQKALNGLMTFDEAMEEQKTLFAEAKSIEEDLAEAANLNRLSRERYRNYGFLKEAIEVSESYVADAPMVSTYLRDRKEDAEAFTNNLRSVLGYSGEVSAFFKDLLDQNPQNFDYRLIYADVLTRQNRLDDALSVLEEGQRILASADNELPSYTLRIAHINFENGEVEKAEEAVNEISGGEAEMDEKFLLAELYAKLGRVSEGNDVLNDISEINLPIHKAEYEYVRGTLAEADNNNESAENHYNEALTLNVYHLPARAALIKLMNQQDKNDMAETLIEAAEDLPIPLGPDFTRLIN is encoded by the coding sequence ATGTCATTTTTTAAAAAACTTTCGATAGCAGTAGTCCTGCCAATACTTTTTACACTGTTACTCATATCATGCAGTTCTGAAGCGGATAAATACGCTGATGATGTAGCTTCAGTGCTGGAGAATCTTGAACAGGAGCGTGCAACAACACTAGCAGAACTTGAAACTGAAGTAACACCACAAAATATTGAGAAGCTTGTTGAGCTGGGATTGTGGAGTGAAGCAGAACAATATATTACCAATGCGGGTGCGGACAGTGATGAAGTCAGACTTGCGGAAGCTAAATTACTGTTTAAAAAGCATCGTTACAGTAGCTCAGAAAGTATTGTTAACACGATTTTAGAGGAAAACCCTGCTAATCGTGAAGCAAAATTACTAAAGGCTGAATTGAATATTCAGGCTTGGGAATTAGACGAAGCTGATGAGGTTGGTGCGGCTCTTTTGGAAGAAAATATGAATGATGCCGAGGCCGGGTTAATTCGAGGGAAAGTAGCCCTGCTAAAGCGTGACTTTGAAGAAGCACTTCGCTGGGCAGAAAATGTTCAGGACTGGGACCCGCAATTTGACGGAGGTTATCTGCTTGAAGCTGAAGGTTTGTTCTGGGATCAGGACCCAGCAGCAGCGGAGCCTGCTTTGAAGGAAGCTTTGGCATTGAATCCATACAACCCTGATGCCCGATTCAGCTATGGCTATGCTGTATGGCGGAGAGTAGATGCCACGCAATTGGACAATATGGCCGCCCAATGGAACCTGGCTTTTGAGGTGAATCCGCTTCATTATCTTACACACTGGCATTTTGGAAATGGGCATACCAATTTAACCTATGCGGATTATATCCATCCTTCCGACGATAAAGTGCGTGAAGAACTTAGCCGGGCGGAAGCACTCATACCTCAAAACAAATTAGATGAGGCTATTCAAATAACACATCAGGTGGAAGCAGAATATCCTGAATCGGTTCTCCCGGAGATGATGCGAGGCTCCATTTATTATATGTACTATGATATGGATCGGTCTGCACGACTGGATTCATCACAAGCTGCTTTTGAGAATATCCTGGACAGAAAAAAAAATTACGGCCCGGCACATAACGGATTAGCGGCAGTTATTAAACAGCGTCAGTTTGAGTATCTGGATGGATTTGAGGAGCTTGAACAGACAATAGCTGACACCCAGATACCAGATGAAGGCGCAGTGTTTTATAATGTATTTAAGGATGCCAATTACTATCCGGGTGAGCGCGTAAAAAAGATGATTGCGCAGCAGATTGGACCCAGTAAGGCCTATCTTCCAATGATCAATAAATTTAATTCCGATTTTGCCATTCCGCCCCTCCACATTGATTTGGCTATTGCTATGGACCGGAGCTATTTCCGGTTTGGTACTACCTTTGATAATCGGCAATGGATGGATATTCGCGGAGTGGGCAGCGGTGCTACCGGCATTGAATATTTAGAAAGAGGAGCCCATTGGGAGCGTAATGTGCTGGCCCATGAATATGCTCATCTTTACCACGGGCGTATTTTAACAGATGAAGAAAGCCGCAAAATCCGGTCATTATATTACACGGCCAAAGAAAATAATACCACCCTGGATTATTATGCTTCTAATAACGAAAGTGAATTTTTTGCACAGGGGTACGCCGGATTTCTTTCGGAGAAAAAAGTGCACCCGCTGAATCATAAATCGATGAATACCCGTGAATTTATTCAGAAGAAAGATCCGGATTATTATGAGTTTTTAAAATCACTCCTGCAAAAGCAAGAGAAATACCTTGCCGGCAACGAAGAAGTGCTGGCCGATAACTGGGCCCAAACTTATTTAACACTTGCAAACAGAGCTTATGGCAGTAACGACCTGACTAAAGCTACTGCTTACCTTGATACCGCGCTGACTTTCAGCAACGATTATATTCCGGCACTACTTGAATATGCGGAAGTAAATGCGAAGAAAGGTGATTTTGAAGGTGCCGAAAGCATGATTACCAGGTCACATGATCTGGATGCAAATTATGCCCCGGTGTTAGTTACAAGGGCAAATGTTATCCATCAAAAAGCATTGAACGGCTTAATGACGTTTGATGAAGCGATGGAGGAACAAAAAACACTTTTTGCTGAAGCAAAATCAATAGAAGAGGATTTAGCTGAAGCAGCTAATCTCAACCGCCTTTCACGGGAAAGATATCGTAACTATGGTTTTCTAAAAGAAGCCATTGAGGTATCCGAAAGTTATGTGGCTGATGCCCCCATGGTTTCCACGTATCTGCGGGACCGAAAAGAAGATGCAGAAGCTTTTACAAATAACCTTCGCAGTGTACTTGGATACTCAGGCGAAGTGTCTGCATTCTTTAAAGACCTGTTGGATCAAAATCCCCAAAATTTTGATTACCGGCTGATATATGCTGATGTACTGACACGCCAAAACCGGCTTGATGACGCATTAAGTGTTTTGGAAGAAGGTCAGCGTATTTTAGCTTCAGCTGATAATGAATTACCCAGCTATACACTCAGAATTGCCCACATCAATTTTGAAAATGGAGAAGTGGAAAAAGCTGAAGAGGCGGTAAATGAGATATCCGGTGGTGAGGCAGAAATGGATGAAAAGTTTTTGCTTGCAGAACTTTATGCAAAACTCGGTCGGGTGAGTGAAGGCAATGATGTACTGAATGATATTTCAGAAATAAACTTACCCATTCATAAGGCTGAATATGAATATGTCCGCGGTACACTGGCGGAAGCTGATAATAATAACGAAAGTGCTGAAAACCACTATAACGAAGCTTTGACGCTGAACGTATATCATTTGCCTGCACGTGCAGCTTTAATTAAGCTTATGAATCAGCAGGATAAAAATGATATGGCCGAAACACTGATTGAGGCAGCCGAAGATCTGCCGATCCCGCTCGGCCCCGATTTTACCCGATTGATCAACTAA
- a CDS encoding M20/M25/M40 family metallo-hydrolase, with product MKFFKKLIIPVLALLIISCSSNEPNENDATAETEITLQEVYKNEIQELANHSQMEEAMEFIQRTDNETVQNQILITEIPAPPFQEEVRAERYAEMMRSYGLDQVEIDEEGNVIGRRPGTEGERNIVISAHLDTVFPEGTEVKVEVRNDTLFAPGITDDTRGLSVLLAILNTYETLNIQTKDNIWFVGTVGEEGLGDLRGVKHLFETEGDNIDAFISIDGSNDSRIVNKALGSHRYRVTFEGPGGHSWGAFGIGNPAHALGRAITHFDEEASEFVKNGPKTSYNVGRIGGGTSVNSVPFANWMEIDMRSESQENLKQIDEILQEAVQEALHEANDIKTEGPQLTVDVEMIGNRPSGIIPSNNPFIQRAIAVSKYFEQEPDLTRSSTDSNVSISMGIPSMTLGGGGSSGGAHSLDEWWYNDEGYKGVQRAFMILTSEAGIAN from the coding sequence ATGAAATTCTTTAAAAAACTGATAATTCCGGTACTTGCCTTATTAATAATAAGTTGTTCATCAAATGAACCCAATGAAAATGATGCAACTGCTGAAACCGAAATTACTTTACAGGAAGTTTATAAAAATGAAATTCAGGAATTAGCAAACCATAGCCAAATGGAAGAGGCTATGGAGTTTATTCAAAGAACAGATAATGAAACAGTTCAAAATCAGATTCTGATTACAGAGATCCCGGCTCCGCCATTTCAGGAAGAAGTGAGGGCTGAACGTTATGCGGAGATGATGCGCAGCTATGGCTTAGATCAGGTTGAGATAGATGAAGAAGGCAATGTCATTGGCAGGCGCCCGGGTACAGAGGGAGAACGAAACATTGTGATTTCAGCTCACCTCGACACCGTGTTTCCGGAAGGAACCGAAGTAAAAGTTGAAGTAAGAAATGATACCTTATTTGCCCCGGGCATAACGGATGACACCAGGGGACTTTCGGTACTCCTTGCCATTTTAAATACTTACGAAACACTGAATATTCAAACCAAAGATAATATATGGTTTGTTGGGACCGTGGGAGAAGAAGGGCTGGGAGATCTAAGAGGAGTAAAACATCTTTTTGAGACAGAAGGAGATAATATCGATGCCTTTATTAGCATCGATGGAAGCAACGATAGCCGTATTGTGAATAAAGCATTGGGGTCTCACCGGTATAGAGTCACTTTTGAAGGTCCCGGTGGTCATTCATGGGGAGCATTCGGAATTGGAAATCCGGCTCATGCATTAGGAAGAGCTATAACACACTTTGATGAAGAGGCGTCGGAATTCGTTAAAAATGGTCCGAAAACAAGTTATAATGTGGGAAGAATTGGTGGTGGGACTTCAGTAAATTCCGTACCATTTGCCAACTGGATGGAAATAGATATGCGGTCTGAAAGCCAGGAAAACTTGAAACAAATTGATGAAATCTTGCAGGAAGCAGTTCAGGAAGCCTTACATGAAGCCAACGATATTAAAACCGAGGGTCCGCAGTTAACCGTGGATGTAGAGATGATTGGAAACCGCCCTTCAGGTATCATTCCCTCTAATAATCCATTTATACAGCGGGCTATTGCCGTTTCAAAATATTTTGAGCAAGAGCCGGATCTGACACGATCTTCCACCGATTCCAATGTTTCCATTTCGATGGGAATTCCCTCAATGACTTTGGGAGGCGGAGGCAGTAGTGGGGGAGCACATTCTTTGGATGAATGGTGGTATAATGATGAAGGCTATAAAGGCGTACAAAGAGCATTTATGATCTTAACTTCAGAAGCCGGTATAGCAAATTAA
- a CDS encoding RidA family protein, whose translation MKQKISSGSEWESKVGYSRAVKTGNLIFVSGTTSIGENGDIIGKGDVYQQTKQCILNIKRALKKAGASLEDVVRTRTFITDMDEWEAFGKAHREFFGEINPAATLVEVSRLIHPDLLVEIEVDAVMS comes from the coding sequence ATGAAGCAAAAAATATCTTCCGGATCTGAATGGGAATCAAAGGTAGGATACAGCAGGGCGGTTAAAACCGGGAACCTTATTTTTGTATCCGGAACTACTTCCATAGGTGAAAATGGTGATATTATTGGAAAAGGCGATGTGTACCAACAAACAAAACAGTGTATTTTAAATATTAAAAGAGCACTGAAGAAAGCCGGAGCTTCATTGGAAGATGTAGTCCGAACCCGTACATTTATTACGGACATGGATGAGTGGGAGGCATTTGGGAAAGCCCATAGAGAGTTTTTTGGGGAAATAAATCCGGCGGCCACCCTGGTAGAAGTTTCCCGGTTAATCCATCCTGATTTACTGGTGGAGATAGAAGTAGATGCTGTTATGTCCTGA
- a CDS encoding TonB-dependent receptor gives MQKKPAVIIFGAIIFFLASQSIYAQYYFQDTPLLHIIETVENESDYRFLYRESQLADINLSFRAHGEEIIDSLRAKLSNYHISLESDSSRNQIILYKQKIGTSKMLTISGQVVDAETGERLPYATLFWETRNTKNGVAANSSGAFKISSPAEGNTFTFTGSYLGYQPNQVSLDLTQGISFEDITLRLNPITVKGNDIVVTGLNHPAGSDSIYRNFVNVGVLNPFGENNTARALQSLPSVSSGTAINNGINVRGSSSDATQILLDGITIYNQSHLFGLLDSFNPSALQTSGFFYDVTPAQFQSSPGGTLAMLTKTGSLNNFTSSAGLSNTAFNATLNAPLVAGKSSWLLSGRSSYMNTLNWLGNDELIAYGLNIDRPKEVIGKDITDLDSRLVFPGEYDAAFFDLHGKMYFEFDNGSRLITGAYYGADNVSQEAERLVRRFNPDKPEQRFSRVQMQTLNEWGNLSGSLTFKTPVTPSLYSHTMAAASIYNTEFSKDDFVYNRIERNTDRVEVFTFPLRNQSVFNEFKFDQSFDLILPKTQWTFGASFQYFLGEYFEESFDRPGFFISFESGLADIYSQLDYTDWEIMNVHLGSRLHYYTNGNYLYFSPRIKLKFFNEKPVSFGLGYSRNFQFTHRLSFYNVSSPDVWVISSKEQPPASSDYFTAGVYFRGIKNTLFQVEGYHKYLTNARLFEINAQTLTNSFDAPPWLYNNDGLSKGVEILIKNQFKKLSLTNSYALSSATFQNPAVLNGSEFHAEWDRTHSFNSTTELKITSNLTTFVGFTAASGVPNRLHFLRVEEQQRLNNYYRVDAGLEYNLEIGQSQLEMNISVFNVLDQQNTWYRELDLVIDSSVPTSQQRLTAYPVDVYDLGIQPSFNVMIWF, from the coding sequence ATGCAGAAAAAACCTGCCGTTATCATTTTTGGGGCCATTATATTTTTTCTGGCAAGCCAAAGTATCTATGCTCAGTATTACTTTCAAGATACTCCCTTGCTTCACATTATAGAAACAGTTGAAAATGAAAGTGATTACCGGTTCCTGTATCGTGAGTCACAACTTGCTGATATCAACCTCAGCTTCAGAGCACATGGCGAAGAAATTATAGACTCCCTAAGGGCTAAGTTATCAAACTATCATATTTCTCTGGAATCAGACAGTAGCCGCAACCAAATTATCCTGTATAAACAAAAAATTGGCACATCAAAAATGCTCACCATTTCCGGTCAGGTGGTGGATGCCGAGACAGGAGAACGATTGCCTTATGCTACTCTTTTCTGGGAAACAAGGAATACAAAAAATGGCGTAGCGGCCAATTCCTCCGGTGCCTTTAAAATTTCTTCCCCAGCCGAAGGGAATACGTTTACCTTCACAGGTTCTTACCTTGGTTACCAACCAAACCAAGTTTCACTGGATTTAACGCAAGGCATTTCGTTTGAGGACATCACCCTTCGTCTAAATCCAATCACCGTTAAAGGAAATGATATTGTTGTTACTGGTTTGAACCACCCGGCAGGGTCTGATAGTATCTATCGTAACTTTGTAAATGTGGGGGTATTAAATCCATTTGGAGAAAATAACACTGCACGTGCCTTACAATCGCTTCCTTCTGTAAGTTCAGGCACAGCCATCAATAACGGAATCAATGTGCGGGGAAGTTCATCAGACGCTACTCAGATTCTCCTCGATGGCATTACTATTTATAACCAAAGTCATTTATTCGGACTGCTTGATAGCTTTAATCCCAGCGCACTTCAAACTTCAGGTTTTTTCTATGATGTAACCCCTGCCCAGTTTCAATCATCCCCAGGCGGCACACTGGCCATGCTTACCAAAACCGGATCTTTGAATAATTTCACTTCTTCAGCAGGATTAAGTAACACAGCATTTAACGCTACCCTTAACGCTCCCCTGGTTGCCGGGAAAAGCAGCTGGTTGCTTTCCGGACGGTCTTCTTACATGAATACACTAAACTGGCTTGGCAATGATGAATTGATCGCATACGGCTTAAATATAGACCGCCCCAAGGAAGTAATTGGCAAGGATATTACAGACTTGGATTCACGCCTGGTGTTTCCCGGGGAGTATGATGCAGCTTTTTTTGATCTGCACGGGAAAATGTATTTTGAGTTCGATAATGGTAGCCGCCTGATTACCGGGGCTTATTACGGGGCAGATAATGTTTCCCAGGAAGCTGAACGCCTTGTTCGCCGCTTTAATCCCGATAAACCGGAGCAACGATTCAGCCGGGTGCAAATGCAAACGTTAAATGAATGGGGAAATCTAAGTGGCAGCCTAACTTTTAAAACCCCGGTTACCCCTTCCCTCTATAGCCATACCATGGCTGCCGCCAGTATCTATAACACGGAGTTCAGTAAAGATGATTTTGTGTATAACCGGATTGAAAGAAATACCGACCGAGTTGAGGTTTTCACTTTCCCGCTGAGAAATCAAAGTGTATTCAATGAATTTAAATTCGACCAATCGTTTGACTTGATTTTACCAAAAACGCAATGGACCTTCGGGGCTTCCTTTCAATATTTTTTGGGTGAGTATTTTGAAGAATCATTTGATCGTCCCGGCTTTTTTATTTCCTTCGAATCCGGGTTGGCAGACATTTATTCCCAACTTGATTACACCGACTGGGAAATTATGAACGTACATCTCGGGTCCCGTTTACACTACTACACCAATGGAAATTACCTTTATTTTTCACCCCGAATTAAGCTTAAATTTTTTAATGAAAAACCGGTTTCTTTTGGCTTGGGTTACAGCCGAAATTTCCAATTTACGCACCGTCTTTCATTTTATAATGTAAGCAGTCCCGATGTGTGGGTGATCAGTTCGAAAGAGCAACCCCCCGCCTCTTCTGACTATTTTACTGCAGGTGTTTATTTCCGCGGTATAAAAAACACACTTTTTCAGGTTGAGGGGTATCATAAATATCTCACCAATGCAAGGCTTTTCGAAATCAATGCTCAAACACTAACCAACAGCTTTGACGCACCGCCGTGGCTTTATAATAATGACGGTCTCTCAAAAGGCGTGGAAATCCTTATCAAAAATCAATTTAAAAAACTTTCCTTAACAAACTCATACGCCCTCTCTTCGGCTACTTTTCAAAACCCTGCCGTATTGAATGGTTCTGAGTTTCATGCAGAGTGGGACCGGACTCATAGTTTTAACTCAACTACAGAGCTTAAGATCACATCAAACTTAACAACTTTTGTCGGCTTTACTGCAGCTTCGGGAGTTCCAAACCGGCTTCACTTCTTAAGAGTGGAAGAGCAACAGCGACTTAACAATTATTACCGGGTTGATGCAGGGCTTGAATACAATCTTGAAATAGGTCAATCACAGCTTGAAATGAATATTTCAGTCTTTAATGTATTAGATCAACAAAACACCTGGTATCGGGAATTGGACTTGGTAATTGATTCCTCAGTACCCACCTCTCAGCAAAGATTAACCGCTTACCCCGTAGATGTGTATGATCTTGGAATTCAGCCTTCTTTCAACGTTATGATATGGTTTTAG
- a CDS encoding FecR domain-containing protein: MPNNSNISPDNADLLLAQKIGAALPNLKALDTDADPLLSELFRYKKATAEQIPAINSNSLWDSIQAEMNEQQTKAPFFTLTPAIKRYAIAAGILILAFIGSFIYQNITNPSLIAESFSNIQQVQLSDGTTVNLRPHSQLYEHSVSENSAEYRLEGEAFFEVTHNPNRTFIVKTDRAKVEVLGTKFVLSNWGGISKVFLQEGQIQYESLSSLKSVILEPGQSSVINDLNETPGILQARESVFTDWLNNELTFQNESADMIFNELEQHFDIQIESNANLESETLSGSISLKDLATVLDDLELVLDGTFTQTGDKHYVFNLN, translated from the coding sequence ATGCCAAATAACTCTAACATATCCCCAGACAACGCAGATCTTTTGCTCGCCCAAAAGATTGGAGCTGCTTTGCCCAATTTGAAGGCATTGGATACCGATGCTGATCCCTTACTTTCTGAACTTTTCAGGTATAAAAAAGCAACTGCGGAACAGATCCCTGCTATCAACTCCAATTCTCTTTGGGATTCGATTCAGGCTGAAATGAATGAACAGCAAACCAAAGCTCCTTTCTTTACCCTGACACCGGCAATCAAACGATATGCCATTGCAGCGGGTATTTTAATTCTGGCTTTTATAGGCAGCTTCATCTATCAAAATATTACAAACCCAAGCCTGATCGCAGAAAGTTTTTCCAATATCCAACAAGTACAGCTTTCGGATGGGACCACCGTTAACCTCCGCCCTCATTCTCAGCTATACGAACATTCTGTTTCTGAAAACTCAGCAGAATATCGACTTGAGGGGGAAGCATTTTTTGAGGTAACTCATAATCCAAACCGCACTTTTATTGTTAAAACAGATCGGGCAAAAGTGGAAGTATTGGGGACCAAATTCGTATTAAGCAATTGGGGAGGAATCTCAAAGGTATTTTTACAAGAAGGACAAATACAATATGAATCCCTAAGCAGCTTGAAGTCCGTGATACTGGAACCGGGACAATCTTCTGTCATCAATGATTTGAATGAAACACCTGGAATTTTACAAGCCAGGGAATCTGTATTTACCGATTGGCTAAATAATGAGCTGACGTTCCAAAACGAATCAGCGGATATGATTTTTAATGAACTTGAGCAACATTTTGATATCCAAATTGAAAGTAACGCAAACCTTGAAAGTGAAACTTTAAGCGGGTCTATCAGCTTAAAAGATCTTGCTACAGTACTAGACGATTTAGAATTGGTGCTGGATGGAACTTTTACACAAACCGGTGACAAACACTACGTCTTTAATTTAAATTGA
- a CDS encoding RNA polymerase sigma factor has product MDVTFIQLLLVLGAALDTESNESEIYLKIKNGDQKAFKTFFDAHHTEVFRYLVQKGVAKDAAEDLIQKAFIYIWEHRDKIEEHKSLRAYLFRIAYTRMLNLFRDHAKFDRNQEIPDVGISNNPADENLNQQELNMAIEQAISAMPEKRQNVFRLCFLQEFTYKEAAEFLEVSTKTVENHMGLALKDLRSSLSKVAEDFL; this is encoded by the coding sequence ATGGACGTTACCTTTATTCAATTATTGCTGGTGTTAGGTGCTGCTTTAGATACAGAGTCTAACGAATCAGAGATATATTTAAAAATTAAAAACGGAGATCAAAAAGCTTTTAAAACATTTTTTGATGCTCATCATACAGAAGTATTTCGTTATTTGGTGCAAAAAGGAGTAGCAAAAGACGCTGCTGAAGACCTCATTCAAAAAGCATTTATCTACATTTGGGAACACAGAGATAAGATTGAAGAACATAAATCCCTGAGAGCTTACTTGTTTCGTATAGCCTATACGCGCATGCTTAACCTTTTTCGGGACCATGCCAAGTTTGACCGTAATCAGGAAATTCCGGATGTAGGTATTTCAAATAACCCGGCTGACGAAAACTTGAATCAGCAGGAATTAAATATGGCAATTGAACAAGCTATTTCAGCCATGCCGGAGAAGAGGCAAAATGTGTTCCGGCTCTGTTTTCTGCAGGAGTTTACTTATAAAGAAGCCGCTGAGTTTCTTGAAGTATCAACCAAGACGGTAGAAAATCATATGGGGCTTGCTTTAAAAGACTTACGATCCTCCCTCTCAAAGGTAGCCGAGGACTTTTTATAA
- a CDS encoding M23 family metallopeptidase, with the protein MKSVWLILFLIAGGLSQDERSVNVYRVEKEEALELHATNTNIYPVTIELNLITEGLKANTNLPYTGVLPSQSDEKIMDLSYTNKQAGWSIQSSYRFYMGDIFARHNDSFAYRLPFPKGDQYRVTQGFGGEFSHQGELRHALDFNMPDGTQIYAARSGKVVMMEEGNNKGGPSIDMMEYANFITIMHDDGTFADYSHLRYQGVEVRLGQSVRMGQLIGYSGNTGYSTGPHLHFVVKKAKRGGGYVSIPAKFATKDGIIELTKDGDYIGY; encoded by the coding sequence ATGAAGTCTGTTTGGTTAATATTATTTTTGATAGCAGGGGGCTTGAGTCAGGATGAAAGGTCTGTGAATGTGTATCGGGTTGAAAAAGAGGAAGCGTTGGAACTTCATGCTACGAATACGAACATTTATCCCGTGACCATAGAGTTAAATTTGATTACAGAAGGGCTGAAGGCCAATACAAATCTACCCTATACAGGTGTTTTGCCATCCCAAAGTGATGAAAAAATAATGGATCTCAGTTACACTAATAAACAAGCGGGATGGAGTATTCAATCAAGCTATCGCTTTTATATGGGAGATATCTTTGCGCGCCATAACGATTCTTTTGCATACCGGCTTCCTTTTCCGAAAGGGGATCAATATAGGGTGACCCAAGGTTTTGGAGGAGAGTTTTCTCATCAGGGTGAGTTGCGGCATGCTCTTGATTTTAATATGCCTGACGGTACTCAAATTTATGCTGCAAGAAGCGGGAAAGTAGTGATGATGGAGGAAGGAAATAATAAGGGCGGCCCCTCAATAGATATGATGGAGTATGCCAATTTTATCACCATCATGCATGATGACGGCACATTTGCTGACTATTCTCACCTTCGGTACCAAGGGGTAGAGGTAAGATTGGGGCAATCGGTGAGAATGGGTCAGCTGATTGGATATTCGGGAAATACAGGGTATTCTACCGGCCCGCATCTTCATTTTGTAGTGAAAAAGGCAAAAAGGGGAGGCGGTTATGTTTCGATACCCGCAAAGTTTGCCACCAAGGATGGAATTATAGAGCTGACCAAAGATGGAGACTATATTGGGTACTAA